The sequence GGAGTTGTAGGTGGCGGGGAGCAGCGTGACGTAGGTGTAGAGGGCCGGGTAGCTGTAGTCCCCCAGCAGGCAGTAGACGGCGAAGGGCAGCCAGCAGGATGCGAAGGTGCCCAGGATGACGGCCAGGGTGGCGATGCCTTTGCGCGTGGTGACGTAGTGGGAGCTGGCCAGGAAATGTCTCTGCACGGCGATCTGCTGGGCGTGCCGGCACACGATCCTGCAGATCTGCACGTAGAGCTGGAGCATCACGGCGAAGACCATGAAGAAGGAGACGGAGAGGATGATGAGGTGGTTCTTGGTCAGGGGCTTGACGATGCTGCAGGCCGAGGGCTCCTTCAGGCAGTTCCAGCCCATGACGGGCAGCAGCCCGTAGCAGACGGAGGCTCCCCAGGTCAGGACCAGCATGATGTAAGTCCTGGTGACCGTCCTCGCCGAGTAGTAGGTCAGGGCGTTGTAGAGGGACAGGTAGCGGTCGATGGTGatggccagcaggctgctgaCGCTGGCCGTGAAGGAGGTGACCAGGAGCCCCACCGTCAGCAGGCTGACCGCCTCCGACGGGACGAAGTAGACGAAGGCGAAATGCAGGATGAGCCCCAAGCCCGCCAGGAGGTCGGCCGTGGCCAAGCTGCCGATGAGGAGGAACATGGGAGCCCGGAAAGCCGGCGTGTAGAAGatgaccaccaccaccacggcGTTCTCGCAGGAGATGATGGTCCCGGAGACGCAGAGCACCACGTCCCAGGGGTTCAAGGCCAGCGGCTGCACCACGGATTCCAGGTCCAAGGAGCCGCCGCTCCCGTTCCTGGCCGCGAACCAGCCTCGCTGGCCCGCGCTGGAGTTGCGAGGCCCGTCCTCCATCATGCTGCCGGAGGCTGACCTGCCGGAGCCGAAAACGAGGGGACCCCATCAGCACCCCCCGTGCGTCCCCGTGCCACCCAGCCCTGCGCACCTGGgtgtccgtccccccccccccgggggggcatCCCCAAAAAGTTGTCTCGCGGGCGGAGCAGCGCGCTCGGGGCACGCTGGCCGTTGGCCCAAAGAGGGCATTTTTGCAGACGAGCTTGGCTTTGGCtttggtttttcttcttttgcagggaaaaaaaaaataactgttttttggataaatgaaggaaggaggaaaataaataaataaaagcggACAGCTCAGCCCGCTCGCTCCTGGGGGgcggtggggtgggggggtgggcTG comes from Oxyura jamaicensis isolate SHBP4307 breed ruddy duck chromosome 23 unlocalized genomic scaffold, BPBGC_Ojam_1.0 oxy23_random_OJ67550, whole genome shotgun sequence and encodes:
- the LOC118158250 gene encoding G-protein coupled receptor 12-like gives rise to the protein MMEDGPRNSSAGQRGWFAARNGSGGSLDLESVVQPLALNPWDVVLCVSGTIISCENAVVVVVIFYTPAFRAPMFLLIGSLATADLLAGLGLILHFAFVYFVPSEAVSLLTVGLLVTSFTASVSSLLAITIDRYLSLYNALTYYSARTVTRTYIMLVLTWGASVCYGLLPVMGWNCLKEPSACSIVKPLTKNHLIILSVSFFMVFAVMLQLYVQICRIVCRHAQQIAVQRHFLASSHYVTTRKGIATLAVILGTFASCWLPFAVYCLLGDYSYPALYTYVTLLPATYNSMLNPVIYAFRNQEIQKVLWAVCCGCFSPTMPFRSRSPSDV